A genomic segment from Rubrobacter tropicus encodes:
- a CDS encoding TIGR03668 family PPOX class F420-dependent oxidoreductase: MTVASGVLTPEQTAFLVRQRVARLATADAEGRPHAVPVCFAHAPGAVYIALDEKPKDVPATRLKRVRNIRENPDVALIADRYAEDWNLLAFVMVRGRAGLIEPGAGEHAAAVRLLRGKYHQYEGMRIEQNPIIAIRPESVAAWGALDEPPSKERPVLDAIRGRRSVRRYLPKPVPEEAVGRVLEAARWAPSPHGRQPWRFAVVTKEETKSRLAGAMGGEWRSNLEMDGQDAQVVEKRLEGSRRRLFDAPVLVLICLYPEDLDAYPDPARQQSETTMAVQSLGAAAQNALLAAYDQGLDAGWMCAPLFAPEKVVEALGLDPKLVPHALLTLGYAEGDPPKRRGRTPLENLIVYKD; encoded by the coding sequence GTGACGGTGGCCTCCGGCGTCCTGACCCCGGAGCAGACGGCCTTCCTCGTCCGCCAGAGGGTCGCCCGCCTCGCCACGGCCGATGCCGAAGGCAGGCCGCACGCCGTCCCCGTCTGCTTCGCCCACGCGCCCGGCGCCGTCTACATAGCTCTGGACGAGAAACCGAAAGACGTGCCGGCCACGCGCCTCAAGCGCGTCCGCAACATCAGGGAGAACCCGGACGTCGCCCTGATCGCCGACCGCTACGCCGAGGACTGGAACCTCCTGGCCTTCGTGATGGTGCGCGGACGGGCCGGGTTGATCGAGCCCGGCGCCGGGGAGCACGCGGCCGCCGTGAGGCTCCTGCGCGGCAAGTACCACCAGTACGAGGGGATGCGCATAGAGCAGAACCCGATCATCGCGATCCGGCCCGAGAGCGTGGCCGCCTGGGGTGCCCTCGACGAACCGCCCTCCAAGGAGCGGCCGGTCCTCGACGCCATAAGGGGCCGCCGCTCCGTGCGGCGCTACCTGCCGAAGCCGGTGCCGGAAGAGGCCGTCGGGCGGGTACTCGAGGCGGCGCGCTGGGCGCCTTCCCCGCACGGCCGCCAGCCCTGGCGCTTCGCCGTCGTCACGAAGGAGGAGACGAAGAGCCGCCTCGCCGGGGCGATGGGCGGGGAGTGGCGGTCGAACCTCGAGATGGACGGGCAGGACGCGCAGGTGGTCGAGAAGCGGCTCGAAGGCTCCAGGCGGCGTCTGTTCGACGCGCCGGTGCTGGTCCTGATCTGCCTCTACCCCGAAGACCTCGACGCCTACCCCGACCCCGCGCGGCAGCAGAGCGAGACGACGATGGCCGTGCAGTCTCTCGGGGCTGCTGCCCAGAACGCGCTTCTCGCGGCCTACGACCAGGGGCTCGACGCCGGCTGGATGTGCGCCCCGCTCTTCGCGCCGGAGAAGGTCGTGGAGGCGCTCGGCCTCGACCCGAAGCTCGTCCCGCACGCGCTGCTCACGCTCGGCTACGCGGAGGGTGATCCTCCAAAGAGGCGCGGTCGCACGCCGCTCGAGAACCTGATCGTGTACAAGGATTGA
- a CDS encoding DUF418 domain-containing protein produces MSRAATMQAPAGRPDQGRIHLLDALRGLAIFGTLGTNIWLFAAVGDAGSSTFFGGGLRWWASLDGFLTTLTLAVTNGKFLGLLTILFGVGLEIQYQSTRRRGPPWLRRYLWRTTLLFFEGFLHYVLVFEFDILMGYAVAAFVVAFLVGRSGKIVRRAMWISGGLHLLLAGGLSALVGAVALLDPQAFASTSIFSDEAARVYTSGSWWDQVLYRLDNMPTYRAEPVFIIPMNVFLFLLGVRLMRSGAFSPDADGRRIREKMLRWGLLLGIPLNLLYFVPGGISELPIRYLFAPILSLGYAGLVALATERSVLPWLSDRLSEVGKAALSCYVVQNVLASAVFYGWGLGLTGKVGAPGALAVWFAICAVLALLANLWLRRFPSGPLEMAWRKLAEAPFARGGTK; encoded by the coding sequence GTGAGCCGGGCCGCAACCATGCAGGCCCCGGCCGGCAGGCCAGATCAGGGGCGCATCCATCTTCTGGACGCGCTGCGCGGGCTCGCCATCTTCGGGACTTTGGGGACGAACATCTGGCTCTTCGCCGCGGTCGGGGACGCGGGGTCATCGACCTTTTTCGGCGGCGGCCTGCGGTGGTGGGCCTCCCTGGACGGCTTTCTGACGACGCTCACGCTGGCCGTAACGAACGGCAAGTTTCTGGGGCTTCTGACGATCCTGTTCGGCGTCGGGCTCGAGATACAGTACCAGTCCACCAGGCGGCGCGGCCCGCCGTGGCTCCGCCGCTACCTGTGGCGGACGACGCTGCTCTTTTTCGAGGGGTTCCTCCACTACGTGCTCGTCTTCGAGTTCGACATCCTGATGGGCTACGCGGTCGCCGCCTTCGTCGTCGCCTTCCTCGTCGGGAGGAGCGGGAAGATCGTCCGCAGGGCCATGTGGATCTCCGGGGGGCTGCACCTGCTGCTCGCCGGGGGGCTGTCCGCGCTGGTCGGCGCCGTGGCGCTGCTCGACCCGCAAGCTTTCGCCAGCACCAGCATCTTTTCAGACGAGGCGGCGAGGGTCTACACATCAGGGTCATGGTGGGATCAGGTCCTCTACCGCCTGGACAACATGCCGACCTACCGGGCCGAGCCCGTCTTCATAATCCCGATGAACGTCTTTCTGTTCCTCCTCGGCGTCCGCCTGATGCGCTCCGGCGCCTTCTCTCCTGACGCCGACGGACGACGCATCCGCGAAAAGATGCTGCGCTGGGGTCTTCTTCTCGGCATCCCGCTCAACCTGCTGTATTTTGTCCCCGGCGGGATCTCGGAGCTCCCGATACGCTACCTTTTCGCCCCCATCCTCTCCCTCGGCTACGCGGGCCTCGTGGCGCTGGCGACGGAGCGGAGCGTCCTGCCCTGGCTCTCGGACCGGCTCTCCGAGGTCGGGAAGGCGGCCCTGAGCTGCTACGTGGTCCAGAACGTCCTCGCCTCCGCCGTCTTCTACGGGTGGGGCCTCGGCCTCACGGGCAAGGTCGGCGCGCCCGGCGCGCTAGCCGTGTGGTTCGCGATCTGCGCGGTCCTCGCCCTGCTCGCCAACCTGTGGTTGCGCCGCTTCCCGTCAGGCCCGCTGGAGATGGCCTGGCGAAAGCTGGCGGAGGCGCCGTTCGCAAGGGGCGGGACGAAATGA
- a CDS encoding sensor histidine kinase produces MRLLRFILPGLGAGDRPSHAWERWLWAWDLIFYALLAAALVLSLVDGGTSGAARLAAILLSAAWGGLYWFAAVRGRARSTGLMLFYVVAAVAFAIALNQVHPIYQILNFAVFMQVFLFLPTRWSVPVSVSLAVLVAADGIRRSPEDALGIAISGLLTLGFALFLTLWIDSIINQSEERQNLIEELEETRKDLAAAEREAGVLQERSRLAQEIHDTLAQGFVSIVTQLEAADKRLSPDEASVRNRLDRARATAREGLHESRRLVRALRPELLEGASLPEALQRLAARWSEASGTPARLSVTGAPQPLPMPVEVTLLRAAQESLQNVQRHAGARSVDLTLSCMDNLVVLDVHDDGSGFGTNGGDNDDGFGLRAMRERVELLGGRLLIESFEGEGTTVVVEMPIGASGIGHQGKT; encoded by the coding sequence ATGAGGCTCTTGAGATTCATCCTGCCGGGTCTTGGCGCCGGGGACCGGCCCTCGCACGCGTGGGAGCGGTGGCTGTGGGCGTGGGACCTGATCTTCTACGCGCTCCTGGCCGCGGCCCTGGTCTTGAGCCTCGTGGATGGCGGGACCTCCGGAGCCGCGCGGCTCGCGGCCATCCTCCTGAGCGCCGCCTGGGGCGGCCTGTACTGGTTCGCGGCCGTGAGGGGCCGGGCCAGGTCTACGGGCCTTATGCTCTTCTACGTGGTGGCGGCCGTGGCGTTCGCCATCGCGCTCAACCAGGTACACCCGATCTACCAGATCCTCAACTTCGCCGTATTCATGCAGGTCTTCCTGTTCCTGCCTACGCGCTGGTCGGTGCCCGTCTCGGTCTCGCTCGCCGTCCTGGTGGCCGCCGACGGTATCCGGCGGTCGCCGGAGGACGCTCTCGGAATCGCAATCTCGGGGCTTCTCACGCTCGGGTTCGCGCTCTTCCTGACCCTGTGGATCGACTCGATCATCAACCAGAGCGAGGAGAGACAGAACCTGATCGAAGAGCTCGAAGAGACCCGAAAGGACCTGGCCGCCGCCGAGCGCGAGGCCGGCGTGCTACAGGAACGAAGCCGCCTGGCACAGGAGATCCACGACACCCTCGCCCAGGGCTTCGTCAGCATCGTGACCCAGCTTGAGGCGGCGGATAAACGCCTCTCCCCCGACGAGGCCTCCGTCCGAAACCGACTCGACCGCGCCCGCGCAACGGCCCGCGAGGGCCTCCACGAGTCCCGACGCCTGGTCCGCGCCCTGCGCCCCGAACTACTCGAAGGCGCCTCGCTGCCCGAGGCCCTCCAGCGCCTCGCCGCCCGCTGGTCCGAGGCGTCTGGAACGCCGGCCCGCCTCTCCGTCACCGGCGCGCCGCAGCCGCTCCCCATGCCCGTCGAGGTTACCTTGCTGCGCGCGGCCCAGGAGTCGCTCCAGAACGTCCAGAGACACGCGGGGGCGCGTTCTGTGGACCTCACGCTCTCGTGCATGGACAACCTCGTCGTGCTCGACGTCCACGACGACGGTTCGGGGTTCGGGACGAACGGCGGCGACAACGACGACGGCTTCGGCCTGCGGGCGATGCGGGAACGCGTCGAGCTTCTCGGCGGCAGGCTCCTGATCGAGAGCTTCGAAGGCGAGGGCACCACCGTGGTCGTGGAGATGCCGATAGGGGCTTCAGGCATCGGGCATCAGGGAAAGACCTGA